Proteins co-encoded in one Aethina tumida isolate Nest 87 chromosome 7, icAetTumi1.1, whole genome shotgun sequence genomic window:
- the LOC109599921 gene encoding protein dachsous-like isoform X1 yields the protein MKDVRTMTDMSHTTAILWLANLVLLVSAGAEHVRELEISESAPVNTRIGYIGDGVSPDSGPPYLIVPVGSAVDSDLSIDQSTGEIRTKVALDRETRASYSLVAIPMSGDNVRVLVKVLDENDNAPTFPADVMSIEFPENTPRDVKRTLHPARDLDLGIYNTQKYNIVSGNVNNAFRLSSHRERDGVLYLDLQINGFLDRETIDFYSLVIEALDGGTPPLRGEMTVNITIQDVNDNQPIFNQSRYFATVPENATIGTSVLQVFASDNDAGENGQVEYSINRRQSDRDNMFRIDPTSGMIAVNKPLDFETKELHELVIVARDHGLQPLETTTFVSIKVTDVNDNQPTINVIFLSDDATPKISESAQPGEFVARISVHDPDSKTEYSNINVTLSGGDGHFGLTTRDNIIYLVIVSLPLDREVQPNYTLNVVATDTGTPPLHASRTIKLMVTDINDNAPEFDQDVYHANVMEVSDPGTSVLQVVAMDKDEGNNSIITYSLQNTPSTHSSWFQIDSKSGLITTRSHVDCETDPVPQLTVVATDNGFPPLSSSATVLVTIHDVNDNEPIFDQSFYNVSVPENEVVGRCILKVSEQILVVKVHFKAVYLEKVGEQLHRGGNVEN from the exons ATGAAG GATGTGCGAACGATGACCGATATGAGCCACACAACGGCCATCCTGTGGCTGGCCAACCTGGTGCTGTTGGTGTCAGCAGGTGCGGAGCACGTGCGCGAGCTAGAAATCTCGGAGAGCGCGCCCGTCAACACCAGGATCGGCTACATCGGCGACGGAGTCTCCCCCGACTCCGGACCCCCATACCTTATCGTACCAGTGGGAAGCGCCGTCGATTCGGACCTGTCAATAGACCAGAGCACCGGCGAGATACGGACTAAAGTGGCCCTGGACCGGGAAACACGGGCTAGTTATTCGTTGGTCGCGATACCGATGAGCGGCGATAATGTACGGGTGCTGGTCAAAGTGCTGGATGAGAACGACAACGCTCCCACGTTTCCCGCGGACGTTATGTCTATTGAGTTTCCGGAGAACACGCCGAGGGATGTGAAACGTACCTTGCATCCCGCCCGGGATCTGGATCTGGGCATATACAACACGCAGAAGTACAACATTGTGTCCGGCAACGTGAACAACGCCTTCAGGTTGTCGTCGCATCGAGAGCGGGATGGAGTCTTGTATTTGGACCTGCAAATCAACGGATTTTTGGACAGGGAGACCATAGACTTCTACAGCTTGGTCATAGAAGCCTTGGATGGGGGCACTCCTCCTTTGAGAGGGGAGATGACCGTCAACATAACGATCCAAGATGTCAACGACAACCAACCAATCTTCAACCAGAGCAGGTATTTCGCAACTGTGCCAGAAAACGCCACAATAGGCACCAGCGTGCTGCAAGTCTTCGCCAGCGACAACGATGCAGGAGAGAACGGACAAGTCGAGTACTCCATCAATAGGAGGCAGAGCGACAGAGACAACATGTTCAGAATAGACCCAACCTCAGGAATGATAGCAGTCAACAAACCTCTAGACTTCGAAACAAAAGAACTACACGAACTAGTCATTGTCGCTAGAGACCACGGGTTACAACCTCTGGAAACCACCACGTTCGTTTCCATCAAAGTCACGGACGTAAACGACAATCAACCCACCATTAATGTGATTTTTCTCAGTGACGACGCGACGCCGAAAATAAGTGAGTCGGCACAACCCGGTGAGTTCGTGGCAAGGATTTCCGTCCACGATCCCGACTCCAAAACTGAATACTCGAACATAAACGTGACGCTCAGTGGAGGTGACGGACATTTCGGGTTGACCACCAGAGATAACATAATTTACCTGGTGATCGTGTCTTTGCCTTTGGATCGTGAGGTGCAACCAAACTACACGTTAAACGTTGTGGCCACCGACACCGGCACTCCACCCTTGCACGCGTCCAGGACCATCAAGTTGATGGTCACGGACATCAACGACAACGCCCCGGAATTCGACCAGGATGTGTACCATGCGAACGTGATGGAGGTATCCGATCCAGGGACTTCGGTGTTGCAAGTGGTGGCGATGGACAAAGACGAAGGCAACAACAGCATTATCACCTACTCCTTGCAGAACACCCCATCCACACATTCGAGTTGGTTCCAGATCGACTCGAAGAGCGGTCTGATAACCACCAGGTCCCACGTGGATTGTGAAACGGACCCGGTGCCTCAGTTGACTGTGGTGGCCACCGATAACGGGTTTCCACCCTTATCGTCGTCGGCGACAGTGTTAGTGACAATTCATGATGTGAACGACAACGAGCCCATCTTCGACCAGAGCTTCTACAACGTTTCGGTGCCGGAGAACGAGGTCGTCGGACGATGTATTTTAAAG
- the LOC109599921 gene encoding protein dachsous-like isoform X2: protein MTDMSHTTAILWLANLVLLVSAGAEHVRELEISESAPVNTRIGYIGDGVSPDSGPPYLIVPVGSAVDSDLSIDQSTGEIRTKVALDRETRASYSLVAIPMSGDNVRVLVKVLDENDNAPTFPADVMSIEFPENTPRDVKRTLHPARDLDLGIYNTQKYNIVSGNVNNAFRLSSHRERDGVLYLDLQINGFLDRETIDFYSLVIEALDGGTPPLRGEMTVNITIQDVNDNQPIFNQSRYFATVPENATIGTSVLQVFASDNDAGENGQVEYSINRRQSDRDNMFRIDPTSGMIAVNKPLDFETKELHELVIVARDHGLQPLETTTFVSIKVTDVNDNQPTINVIFLSDDATPKISESAQPGEFVARISVHDPDSKTEYSNINVTLSGGDGHFGLTTRDNIIYLVIVSLPLDREVQPNYTLNVVATDTGTPPLHASRTIKLMVTDINDNAPEFDQDVYHANVMEVSDPGTSVLQVVAMDKDEGNNSIITYSLQNTPSTHSSWFQIDSKSGLITTRSHVDCETDPVPQLTVVATDNGFPPLSSSATVLVTIHDVNDNEPIFDQSFYNVSVPENEVVGRCILKVSEQILVVKVHFKAVYLEKVGEQLHRGGNVEN, encoded by the coding sequence ATGACCGATATGAGCCACACAACGGCCATCCTGTGGCTGGCCAACCTGGTGCTGTTGGTGTCAGCAGGTGCGGAGCACGTGCGCGAGCTAGAAATCTCGGAGAGCGCGCCCGTCAACACCAGGATCGGCTACATCGGCGACGGAGTCTCCCCCGACTCCGGACCCCCATACCTTATCGTACCAGTGGGAAGCGCCGTCGATTCGGACCTGTCAATAGACCAGAGCACCGGCGAGATACGGACTAAAGTGGCCCTGGACCGGGAAACACGGGCTAGTTATTCGTTGGTCGCGATACCGATGAGCGGCGATAATGTACGGGTGCTGGTCAAAGTGCTGGATGAGAACGACAACGCTCCCACGTTTCCCGCGGACGTTATGTCTATTGAGTTTCCGGAGAACACGCCGAGGGATGTGAAACGTACCTTGCATCCCGCCCGGGATCTGGATCTGGGCATATACAACACGCAGAAGTACAACATTGTGTCCGGCAACGTGAACAACGCCTTCAGGTTGTCGTCGCATCGAGAGCGGGATGGAGTCTTGTATTTGGACCTGCAAATCAACGGATTTTTGGACAGGGAGACCATAGACTTCTACAGCTTGGTCATAGAAGCCTTGGATGGGGGCACTCCTCCTTTGAGAGGGGAGATGACCGTCAACATAACGATCCAAGATGTCAACGACAACCAACCAATCTTCAACCAGAGCAGGTATTTCGCAACTGTGCCAGAAAACGCCACAATAGGCACCAGCGTGCTGCAAGTCTTCGCCAGCGACAACGATGCAGGAGAGAACGGACAAGTCGAGTACTCCATCAATAGGAGGCAGAGCGACAGAGACAACATGTTCAGAATAGACCCAACCTCAGGAATGATAGCAGTCAACAAACCTCTAGACTTCGAAACAAAAGAACTACACGAACTAGTCATTGTCGCTAGAGACCACGGGTTACAACCTCTGGAAACCACCACGTTCGTTTCCATCAAAGTCACGGACGTAAACGACAATCAACCCACCATTAATGTGATTTTTCTCAGTGACGACGCGACGCCGAAAATAAGTGAGTCGGCACAACCCGGTGAGTTCGTGGCAAGGATTTCCGTCCACGATCCCGACTCCAAAACTGAATACTCGAACATAAACGTGACGCTCAGTGGAGGTGACGGACATTTCGGGTTGACCACCAGAGATAACATAATTTACCTGGTGATCGTGTCTTTGCCTTTGGATCGTGAGGTGCAACCAAACTACACGTTAAACGTTGTGGCCACCGACACCGGCACTCCACCCTTGCACGCGTCCAGGACCATCAAGTTGATGGTCACGGACATCAACGACAACGCCCCGGAATTCGACCAGGATGTGTACCATGCGAACGTGATGGAGGTATCCGATCCAGGGACTTCGGTGTTGCAAGTGGTGGCGATGGACAAAGACGAAGGCAACAACAGCATTATCACCTACTCCTTGCAGAACACCCCATCCACACATTCGAGTTGGTTCCAGATCGACTCGAAGAGCGGTCTGATAACCACCAGGTCCCACGTGGATTGTGAAACGGACCCGGTGCCTCAGTTGACTGTGGTGGCCACCGATAACGGGTTTCCACCCTTATCGTCGTCGGCGACAGTGTTAGTGACAATTCATGATGTGAACGACAACGAGCCCATCTTCGACCAGAGCTTCTACAACGTTTCGGTGCCGGAGAACGAGGTCGTCGGACGATGTATTTTAAAG
- the LOC126266190 gene encoding uncharacterized protein LOC126266190 isoform X2, which produces MEWTPSVSENLPRDVADWHNKEQLAYWKSRALSLEYENRMLMIHLKHVYSTYVSEAAEELEEESKPGPYQRVKEEKVERGKEKEKVEPRLPEGKKRTEEAKRLYGEKNYAKIMGMETAMQLNYDRLCETNKAPYWPNIPINL; this is translated from the coding sequence ATGGAGTGGACGCCGTCAGTTTCGGAGAACCTGCCCCGAGATGTCGCCGACTGGCACAACAAAGAGCAGCTGGCTTACTGGAAGTCCCGCGCCCTAAGTCTAGAATACGAAAACCGAATGCTGATGATCCATCTGAAGCACGTCTATTCGACTTACGTGAGCGAAGCTGCCGAGGAGCTGGAGGAGGAGAGCAAACCGGGACCGTATCAGCGAGTTAAGGAGGAGAAGGTGGAACGGGGGAAGGAAAAGGAAAAAGTGGAGCCCAGGTTGCCGGAGGGGAAGAAACGGACGGAAGAGGCGAAACGGTTGTACGGGGAGAAGAACTACGCTAAAATTATGGGGATGGAGACTGCCATGCAGCTGAATTATGACAGATTGTGCGAGACCAATAAGGCACCTTATTGGCCCAACATACCCATtaatttgtga
- the LOC126266190 gene encoding uncharacterized protein LOC126266190 isoform X1 — protein MPRFSRIDSLQTAKTSTNLKKSLKKNNRRSRRKRSRHRYYKLLKYLRQKRSTDNLCESVAVFDIGMEWTPSVSENLPRDVADWHNKEQLAYWKSRALSLEYENRMLMIHLKHVYSTYVSEAAEELEEESKPGPYQRVKEEKVERGKEKEKVEPRLPEGKKRTEEAKRLYGEKNYAKIMGMETAMQLNYDRLCETNKAPYWPNIPINL, from the coding sequence ATGCCGAGATTTTCGCGTATAGACTCTCTACAAACCGCCAAAACCTCAACGAATCTCAAGAAATCGCTCAAGAAAAACAACCGCCGCTCACGGCGCAAACGAAGCCGCCACAGGTATTACAAACTTCTAAAGTACCTACGTCAGAAACGCTCGACGGACAACCTGTGCGAATCGGTTGCAGTGTTCGACATCGGCATGGAGTGGACGCCGTCAGTTTCGGAGAACCTGCCCCGAGATGTCGCCGACTGGCACAACAAAGAGCAGCTGGCTTACTGGAAGTCCCGCGCCCTAAGTCTAGAATACGAAAACCGAATGCTGATGATCCATCTGAAGCACGTCTATTCGACTTACGTGAGCGAAGCTGCCGAGGAGCTGGAGGAGGAGAGCAAACCGGGACCGTATCAGCGAGTTAAGGAGGAGAAGGTGGAACGGGGGAAGGAAAAGGAAAAAGTGGAGCCCAGGTTGCCGGAGGGGAAGAAACGGACGGAAGAGGCGAAACGGTTGTACGGGGAGAAGAACTACGCTAAAATTATGGGGATGGAGACTGCCATGCAGCTGAATTATGACAGATTGTGCGAGACCAATAAGGCACCTTATTGGCCCAACATACCCATtaatttgtga
- the LOC109599920 gene encoding T-complex protein 1 subunit epsilon, whose amino-acid sequence MAGFPGSIAFDEYGRPFIILRDQDKQKRLTGLDALKSHILAARQIASTLSTSLGPKGLDKMMVSSDGEVTVTNDGATILKMMDVEHQIGKLLVQLSQSQDDEIGDGTTGVVVLAGALLEQAGSLLDRGIHPIRIADGFELACDVAVKHLEKIADLFPVALDNTDPLVKVAMTTLGSKIINKCHRQMAEIAVNAVLSVADLEQKDVNFELIKVEGKVGGRLEDTMLVKGVVIDKTMSHSQMPKELKDVKMAILTCPFEPPKPKTKHKLDVSNVEDYKALRQYEQDKFKEMVSLVKNAGANLAICQWGFDDEANHLLYQQGLPAVRWVGGPEIELIAIATGGRIVPRFEELTPDKLGSAGLVREISFGTTKDKMMVIEDCSNSRAVTILVRGGNQMLVEEAKRSLHDALCVVRSLVMEPRVVYGGGAAEIACSLAVAAEADQLASLEQYAFRGFAEALEAIPLALAENSGLSAVHTLGEVKAKQASTNNPALGIDCMNTGNMNMKEQHVIESVRSKRQQFLLATQLVKMILKIDDVRSPHDEQGL is encoded by the exons ATGGCTGGTTTTCCGGGCAGCATCGCCTTCGATGAATATGGCAGACCTTTCATCATTTTACGTGATCAAGACAAGCAAAAACGTTTAACTGGACTTGATGCTTTAAAG TCACACATTTTGGCTGCCAGACAAATTGCCAGCACTTTAAGTACATCACTGGGCCCAAAAGGTTTGGACAAAATGATGGTCTCATCAGATG gTGAAGTAACTGTAACAAATGATGGCGCGACCATCCTGAAGATGATGGACGTCGAGCACCAAATCGGCAAATTGCTTGTGCAGTTATCCCAGTCTCAGGACGATGAAATCGGCGACGGTACCACCGGTGTGGTCGTTCTAGCCGGAGCCTTGCTCGAACAGGCTGGTTCGTTGTTAGATCGTGGCATCCACCCTATTAGAATCGCCGACGGTTTCGAACTGGCCTGCGACGTTGCAGTGAAACACTTGGAGAAGATCGCCGACTTGTTCCCAGTCGCTTTGGACAACACGGATCCCTTGGTTAAAGTAGCCATGACCACCTTGGGCTCAAAAATCATCAACAAGTGTCACAGACAAATGGCCGAGATTGCCGTCAATGCTGTGCTGTCGGTAGCCGACTTGGAACAAAAAGACGTCAACTTCGAATTGATTAAGGTTGAGGGAAAAGTAGGTGGTCGCCTTGAGGACACCATGCTGGTCAAGGGAGTCGTCATCGACAAAACCATGTCCCACTCTCAGATGCCAAAGGAACTGAAGGACGTAAAAATGGCCATTCTCACCTGCCCGTTCGAACCACCAAAGCCAAAGACCAAGCATAAGTTGGACGTCAGCAATGTCGAAGACTACAAAGCGCTCAGGCAGTATGAGCAGGATAAGTTCAAGGAAATGGTCAGTTTGGTCAAGAACGCCGGAGCCAATTTGGCTATTTGCCAGTGGGGCTTTGATGATGAGGCCAATCACTTGCTCTACCAGCAAGGCTTGCCTGCAGTCAGATGG GTTGGTGGTCCAGAAATCGAACTGATCGCCATCGCAACTGGAGGAAGGATCGTTCCACGTTTCGAAGAGCTGACGCCAGACAAGCTGGGATCGGCAGGTCTCGTACGCGAAATTTCCTTCGGCACCACCAAGGACAAAATGATGGTGATTGAAGACTGCTCCAACTCAAGGGCCGTAACCATCTTGGTGCGCGGTGGCAACCAGATGTTGGTTGAGGAGGCCAAGCGCAGTCTCCACGACGCCTTGTGCGTTGTCAGGAGTTTAGTCAtg GAACCTAGGGTAGTTTATGGGGGCGGCGCAGCCGAAATCGCGTGCAGCTTGGCTGTGGCAGCTGAGGCTGACCAATTGGCTTCCCTCGAACAGTACGCTTTCAGAGGTTTCGCCGAAGCTTTGGAAGCTATTCCTTTGGCTTTGGCTGAAAACAGTGGTTTGTCCGCCGTTCACACACTTGGTGAAGTTAAG GCTAAACAAGCTTCCACAAACAACCCAGCTTTGGGCATTGATTGCATGAATACCGGAAACATGAATATGAAAGAGCAACATGTGATCGAATCCGTCAGATCAAAGAGACAACAGTTCCTTTTGGCCACACAGTTAGTTAAAATGATACTGAAAATTGATGATGTTAGGTCGCCACATGATGAACAAGGTTTATAA